The genomic region AAATACGGTTTGGCGCCGTCGGTGTAGTCGCGCCAGAACTGGAAGCCGTCCTCGCCCCAGTGCACGCGCCAGGTGTGCCAGGCGGGGTCGACGAGTTCGGGGATGGATTTGCCCGCCCAGGTGCGTCCGTTGGACGCGGCGTGCACGGTGGTGCCCGGCGGCCAGTCGCCGTTGCCGTAATACTCGACGATGTCGATCTCGCCGTCGGGCAGCGGGTCCTGGTTGAGCAGCCAGAAAGCGGGCCACAGCCCCGGGTGCATGCAGTCGAGCTTGATGCGTGCCTCCCAGGTGGTGCCGATCTGGCCGCGGAAGTGGCTGAGCACCTTGCCGCTGAAGTACTGGTCGCCTTCGCGGGTGGCGCACAGCACCAGGTTGGAGTTGCCGTCGAGGAACACGTTGCGGCGGTCGTCGCGGTAGTGCCCCGCCAGCGGCGGGGTGACGTTGTCGTCCCAGTTCTGGATGAGCCACTTCGACGGATCGGGCGCCGAGCCGGCGGGACCGTCGAAGTCGTCGACGAACAGGAAGCCCGCGGCGGCGGCGTCGGGCGGCGGCTGGTCCCGCACGTCGGTCAGCGGCGACGCGCTCGCCGACGCCATCGGCACAGCGGCGCCCACGGCCGCAATCCCGGTCATCATCAACATGCTGCGACGATCGATCTCGGCCACAGCAGCACCTTAGACGGTTCCCGGGATGGGCGTACTGCGAATTCGGCAGGCCGCGGCCGTAACTCGTGTTACAGCAGTTTGCTGATTGTGCGGGTCCGCGTCGTGACACCCGGTTGTCGAGTCGGTTGCGCATCGTTTGCGGTGTGTGCTCGTGCTGCGCGGTATCTGTTGAGCCGCCACGGGATTGGCGGTGAGCTGTATACGATCGGGCCACCGGTTGGGCTGCGGTAGGTGGGGAAAGTCGAAGCACAGTGGCGTCGACCAGGAGAGGCAGATGACCGAGAAACGCGTGGAAACAGAGCGGTTGGCGCCTGCGGTGAGGTCGACACCGGCGGAGACGCGGCGGGCGATCTGGAACACCATCCGCGGGTCCTCGGGCAACCTCGTCGAGTGGTACGACGTGTACATCTACACGGTGTTCGCGCCGTACTTCGAGAGCCAGTTCTTCGATGAGTCGGAGAAGAACTCGACGGTGTACGTGTACGCGATCTTCGCGATCACGTTCGTGATGCGACCGGTCGGGTCGTGGTTCTTCGGCCGGTTCGCCGACCGGCGGGGCCGGCGGGCGGCGCTGACGGTGAGCGTGACGGTGATGGCGGCGTGCTCGATGGTGGTGGCGCTGGTGCCGTCGCAGGCGCACATCGGGGCCGCGGCGGCGGTGATCCTGATCCTGGCCCGGCTGGTGCAGGGGTTCGCGACGGGCGGCGAGTACGGGACGTCGGCGACGTACATGTCGGAGGCGGCGACGCGCGAGCGGCGCGGGTTCTTCTCGTCGTTCCAGTACGTGACCCTGGTCGGCGGGCATGTGCTCGCGCAGCTGACGCTGCTCGTGGTCGACGCCTTCCTCAACGACGACCAGATGCACGAATTCGGTTGGCGCATCGGCTTTGCTATCGGCGGTGTGGCCGCGGTGGTGGTGTACTGGCTGCGGCGCACGATGGACGAGTCGCTGAGCGAGGACGTCATCGAGGCGGCGACGACGGGTGCGGACACCGGCGCGGGGTCCATCCGGGAACTGCTGACGCGGTACTGGCGGCCCCTGCTGCTGTGCTTCCTGATCACCATGGGTGGGACGGTGGCGTTCTACACGTACAGCGTGAACGCGCCGGCGATCGTGAAGTCGACGTACCAGGGCTCGATGACGGGCACGTGGCTGAACCTGTTCGGGTTGATCTTCCTGATGCTGCTGCAGCCGGTGGGCGGGCTGATCAGTGACCGGGTCGGGCGCAAGCCGCTGCTGGTGTGGTTCGGGGTCGGCGGTCTGGTGTACACGTACGTGCTGATCACCTATCTGCCCGAAACCCGTTCGCCGCTGGTCACTTTCCTGTTGGTGGCGGTCGGCTATGTGATCCTGACCGGGTACACGTCGATCAACGCGCTGGTGAAGTCGGAGCTGTTCCCGGCGCACGTGCGGGCGCTGGGCGTCGGACTCGGGTACGCGATGGCCAACTCGATCTTTGGCGGGACGGCGCCGATGATCTACCAGGCGATGAAGGCGCGCGACCAGGTGCCGCTGTTCATCGGCTACGTGACGGTGTGCATCGCGGTGTCGCTGGTGGTGTACGTGTTCTTCCTGAAAAACAAGGCGGAGACCCACCTCGACCGCGAGCGGGGCGCAGCCTTCGTCCGTTAGGCAGTGGCCAGTCCGCGTCATCTTTGCCACAGTTATTGACGAACGCGTACAGCGGCGGACGGCGGCCATGCACACTGGCCGCTGGGAGGGTTGATCCGGGGGGGCGGGGGATGCCGTTAGCTGAAGGTTCGAGGATCGCTGGTTACACGATCCAGCGGATGCTCGGCTCGGGAGGGATGGGCGAGGTCTACCTCGCCCAGCACCCTCGGCTGCCGCGCCAGGACGCGATCAAGGTCCTCAGATCCGACATCTCCGGTAATCCCGACTTCGTCGAGCGGTTCAACCGGGAGGCCGATCTGGCGGCCGCTCTGTGGCATCCGCACATCGTCGGCATCCATGACCGCGGCAGTTACCGGGGCCGGTTGTGGATCTCGATGGACTTCGTCGACGGCACCGATGCCGGCCGCCTGCTGGATCGGCACCCGAGCGGTCTGCCGGTGGCCGAGGCGCTGGAGATCGTCAGAGCGGTTGCCAGTGCCCTCGACTACGCCCACGAGCGTGGGCTGCTGCACCGCGACGTCAAACCGGCCAACATCCTGGTCGCGGGTACCGGGCTGGACCGCCGAATTCTGCTCAGCGACTTCGGTATTGCCCGCGTACTCGCCGACGACACGGGCAACGGGCTGACCGCCACCAACATGACGGTTGGTACTGCGGCATACGCGGCGCCCGAGCAGTTGATGGGGCTGGACCTCGACGGCCGCGCGGACCAGTACTCGCTCGCGGTGACGGCGTATCACCTGCTGACGGGTAAGCCGCCGTTCCGGCACTCCAACGCGGCCGTGGTGATCGGACAGCATCTCAACGCCTCGCCTCCTGCGCTCGCCGATTCCAATCCGGAGTTGGCGCCGCTCGATCCCGTCATGGCCCGGGCGTTGGCGAAGGATCCCGCCGACCGGTTCCCGACGTGCCTGGACTTCGCGCGCGCACTGGAGGCGGCGGCCGCGGGTGTCGCCACGGCGACGATGCCCGCGGCCGAGAGCGCCCCGACCATGGTCCGGGTGACGACGCCGGAGGCGGTGCCGTACCCGACCGACCCGACTCCGGTGACTCCTGGCGGCGGCGGCCGGAGTCGGTGGCGGTGGGGCTTGACCGCGGCGGCCGCGGTGGTCGCGATCGCGGGCGTCGTCGCCTACTTCGCGGTGGCGCGCTCGGGCCCGGTCCGCGGCGAACCGTTCACGCTCACCGGGTCGGTCCAGATCCCGATCGACCAGGTCAGGACGACGGGGCTGCCGGAGAGGTACAAGTGCGCGGGCGACGGTGCGCTGCTCGACGTCAGCCCGAACGCACCGGTCACGGTTGAGGACGAATCGGGAACCCTTCTCGCTAAGGGAGCGATCCGGGAGAGTTTCAGCGCGAAGGAGTCGTGCACGCTGGCCTTCCGGGTGGACGACGTGCCGTCGGGCGCGAGGTTCTATCGCGTGCAGGTCGCCCACCAGCCCGAGTCGAGTTTCACGGAGGCCGAGGCGAAGGCGGGTGTGGAGATCCCGCTCGTCGCCGCTGAGGCCGGGCCGAAGCCGACGCCCAGCACGTCTCCAGCGCCTTCGTCGGCGAAGCCCTCGCCGCCGCCCACGCAGACAGCGACAGCGACCCCGGATGCCGACGCCAACGCCCTGCGCGCGCTCCAGCGGATCGCCGCCGACGATTACTACGACGTCCGAACCTATTTCACCGATATCTGGGTGCCGCAGATCAGTTCCAAGCGGGTGGGCCTGCGCGCCGAGGGCAAGGTCTGGAGTAACGCCGACATCCTGGACGAACACCTGCGGTTGCGCGCCCGCTACCCCGACGTGAAGCTGCTGTGGTCCGGCGACTGGTCGACCTTCGACGCGGGGAATTTCTGGGTGACGATCGTGGGTCTGAAGTCGCCGTACTACACCGACGTGCTGGACTGGTGCCGACAGCAGGGCTTCGACCGCGACCACTGCCTGGCCAAGATGGTCAGCACCTGGCGCCCGGTCGCGGGCACCACGAAGCTACTGAACTGAGCCGCTGAATCAGCCTCCAGCAGAACCGGTTCCGGAATTAGTTCGCCGTTGGCGGCGGCGGTTCGTACGGCGTGTACCACCACCAGTCGGCCTTCTCCCCGGACGGGCCCCGCCACGGCGGCACGTCCGGCGGTGGCTCGCTCGGTGGCCGCGCCAGGGACCCGCGCGCCAACCGTCGGCTGTAGGTATCCCTGACGACGAGGTTGTCGGCGGTGCCCTCGATGGTGATCACCCCGCGGTGGTGGGCGCGGTGGTGAAACGGGCACACCAGCACCAGGTTGTGCAGCTCGGTCTCCCCGCCGTGCTCCCAGTGCCGGATGTGGTGCGCCTGCAGCCCCCGCTGCGCCGAACAGCCGGGCACCACGCAGCGCTGGTCGCGATGCTCCAACGCCCGCCGCAGCCGCCGGTTGATCGTCCGCGTCGCCCGGCCCGCGCCGATCACGGTGCCGCGCTTCTCCAGCCACACCTCGCCGGTGCAGTCACACAGCAGGAGCTGGCGGTCCGCCTCGGACAACAGCGGTCCCCGGTGCAGCCAGGCGGCACCCTTCTCCGGATCCAGGTGCACGATCACCGTGGTGTGCGCACCGTGCGGCCGCCGCGCCGCCTCGGCGTCCCACGCGGCCTCGACCATCGACAGGAACGCGTCGGTCAGCGTCGGGAACGGCCGCCGGCCCTCGGTAACCTCAGCCTCCGTCGCGATGTGCGGCGGCCACTCCGGATTAGGCCCCTCGGGGACGGTGTCCTCGTCGCGGTCGTGGTCGTTGATCAGCGCCACGTGATGGGCGTCCAGTGCGGCGTCGACCTTCGCGGCCTCGAGCGTCGGCACCGTGATCTTGTAGGTGGTGTAGCCGTCGCGGGTGTACTTGACGAATTCCCGCTTGGGATAGCGCTTCTCGGGCTCCGGGCGGACCTCCATCCGCAGCGCGGTGCGCAGCTGGTTGACCGTGGCCTCGCACGCCAGCTCGGCGTAGTGGTCGTCGGACCCCTCACCGCCGCGCTGCGCGATCACCCCGACCTGATCCAGCGACAGCCGGCCCTCCTGCATCTCGCTGATGCACCGGGGGAACTCCTCGTAGCGGTCCGAGATCGCCACCACCAACTCCGCGTTGGCGTCCGTCATCCCGAGCTTCCAGGCCGTCAGGTGCTTGAGCGACCGGCATCCCGTCGCGCCCCACAGGTTCTGCGCGTCGATCTGATGGATGACCTCGACGATGCGGGCCTCGATCGCATTGCGCTGACCGGAGAGCTCCTCGAGCTGGGCGAACATGTCCAGCAGCAGATCCACCTGGCTGCGCTCTACCGTTTCGTCACCCGCCGTCACCGACATAACCCGATCCTGCCGACGACCACCGACAAAAACCGGTCCCGCAGCCCCCGAAAACGACCACCAACACGAATTCTTATGAAACTCACAGGAATTCACCGAGACCCTGGCATCGTCACAGGAGCCACCGAACCTCCGCGATACCCTCTGCCTGTGCGGCTACCCCGCGGCATCGCCGACGCTCCACTGACCCACGCGTGGCTGCTCGTCCTGCTCGTCACCACCGTCGTGCAGCGCCGGGCCGGGCACGCGGCGTCGCGCCACATCCAACGCCGCCACTCGACCAACCTGCGTCGCCTGGACAGCGAACCGCACCGCGTCCTGACCACCAGCCTGTTCTGGCTCGACAACGCCCGCTGGTGGCCGTACGTCCCCGTCTTCGCCGGCGTCGTCGCCCCCGCCGAGCGCCGGTTGCGTTCGTGGCGTTGGCTTCTCGTCGGTGTCACCGCGCACGTCGTCGGCACCTACGTCGGCCAGAGCTACCTGCGCCTGCTGATCCGGCGCAACCGGGCGCCCCGCCACCTCGTCGACGCCCGCGACGTCGGCGTCAGCTACTTCGTCCTCGGCGTCGCCGGCGCCCTCACCAAGTACGCGAGACACCGGCGTCGCGCCCGGATGATCGGCACCGCGGCCCTGGCCGCCAACGCCGCCGCCCGGCCGACGTTCACCGAGGTCGGCCACCTCACCGCGTTCCTCGTCGGCCTCGCCGCGACCCCGCTGACCCCCGACGACGCACCCTCCTACCCGCGGGAACGTTTCACGATCCCCGCCGCGGGAAGAAGAGGGCCATGGATTGGGAATGCGCCGTCGTCGGCGGGGGAGCCGCCGGGCTGAGCGCCGCGCTCGTCCTGGGCCGGGCCCGGCGACGCACGATCGTCATCGACGCCGACCAGCAGAGCAACCGCGCCTCACCGGTCATCGGCGGCCTGCTCGGTTTCGACCGCCGCCCGCCCGCCGAGCTCTACGAGCAGGGCCGCCGCGAGCTCGCGAACTACCCCAGCGTCGAGTACGTGCGCGGGGTCGTGCAGAGCGGACGCCCCATCGAGGGCGGCTTCATCCTCGAACCCGACGACGGGGACCCCGTCCTGACCAAGCGGGTACTGCTGGCCACCGGCATGCGGTACCGCCCGCCCGAGCTGCCCAGCCTGGCCGAGCTGTGGGGCACCTCGGTCTTCCAGTGCCCGTTCTGTCACGGCTGGGAGATGCGCGACAAACGGCTGGCCACCCTCGCGGCCGGCGAGGAGGCGATGCACTCGGCGCTGATGCTGCGCGGGTGGAGCGACGACGTCGTGCTGCTCACCGACGGCCGCACCGATCTGAGCCCCGGCGACATCGATGTGCTCACGAGGGCGGGCGTGGTCATCGACGACCGCCGGGTCGCGGAGCTGCACGGCGAGGACGGCACGCTCACCGCGATCGGGTTCGCCGACGGGGACCGGCTCGCCCGCGACGGTCTGCTCGTCGAGGCCCCGCTGGAGCAGCGCGACAAGCTGGCCGAACAGCTCGGCGCGGTGTGCGCCGAGGGGCCGGTGTCGACGCACTCGGTCAGCGTCGACGAGATCTACCGCAGCAAGGCCGAGGGGGTGTTCGCCGTCGGCGACCTGTGCACCGACCAGCCCTACGTGGCCGGCGCGATCGCGGCGGGCTCGAAGGCCGCGATGATCGTCGTGCAGAGCCTGCTCGCCGACGAGTTCGGCCTGCCCTACCCGCCGGTCTAGCGGATTACCGCCCGCAGCGGTTCGCCACCGGGTTACGGTTCGCCCCAACGGGGCTGTCAACGGGGCTTTTGAGGAAGGAAACGCCATGGACAACCGCAAGTACGCCCGGGAGAGCGAGCAGGCCCGCGCGGAGGAGATCGAACGCGACATCGCGCGGCTGCGGGAGTTCGAGGCGTTCGCCAAGTTCACCGACGCCGACCTGCGCAAGCTGGTCGAGGCCGCCCAGCACACGTCGACGTCCGGGCCGTGGCCGCTCATCCGCGAGGCGACCCCGTCGGACGCCGCCTACATTCTGCTCAGTGGGGAGGTCGGCGTGTACGTCGGCCAGGACCGCATCGCGGTGGTCGGCCCGGGCGAGGTGATCGGCGAGTCGGTGCTGCGCCGCGGCTCGCTGCGCAACGCGACGGTGACCACCACCGGGCGCGCCGAGGTGCTGCACCTCAACCGCGAGGACCTGGCCCGGCTGGTCGACGAGATCCCCGCCCTGCGCGAGGCGATGGACGAGACGGCGCGCCGCCACACCCCGCAGGCCGCTGAGTAGAACTCAGGCGTTTGACGGCCCGGTCAAATTGGGTACGTTTGCCGTATGGAACGGCTGAGCGCGTTCGACGCCAGCTTGCTGTACAGCGAATCGTCAAGTGTCCCTTTGCATGTCTCGTCGATCGCGGAGCTGGACACCACGACGATTCCCGGCGGCTACAGCTTCGAGCGCATGCGGGATCACCTGGAGTCGCGGCTGCAGGCGCTGCCTGAGCTGAGGTCCAAGCTCGCCAACACGTCGTTCAACCTCGACCACCCGGTGTGGGTGGAGGACCCCCACCTGGACCTCAGCTACCACCTGAGGCGCACGGCGCTGCCGACGCCGGGAGGGCGGGTCGAGCTCAGCGAGGTGTGCGGGCGGATCGCGTCGGCGCCGCTGGACCGCAGCAAGCCGCTGTGGGAGATGTGGGTCATCGAGGGCCTCAACGGCACCGACCCGCGGCACGGCGGTCCGGTCGCGCTGATGATCAAGGTGCACCACGCCGCGGTCGACGGGGTGTCGGCGGCGGGGCTGATCAGCAAGCTGTGCGATCTGGACCCTGACGCACCACCGCCGGAGCCGGTGGCCGGGCCGGGCGGCGGGTCGGCGCTGGAGATCGCGGCCGACGGGCTGGTGCGGGCGATCACCCGGCCGCTGCAGTTGGTGCGGGCGGTGCCGGAGACGGTGTCGACGGTGCTGGGCACGATCAGCCGGGCCCGGCGCGGCACGGCGATGGCGGCGCCGTTCACCGCGCCGCCGACGGTGTTCAACGCCGAGATCACCTCCGACCGGGTGCTGGCGTTCGCGCAGCTGGAGCTCGACGACGTCAAGCGCGTCAAGAACCACTTCGGGGTGAAGGTCAACGACGTGGTGATGGCGCTGTGCTCGGGGGCGCTACGGCGGTACCTGTCCAATCGCGGTGAGCTGCCGGACAAGCCGCTGCTGGCGGTGGTGCCGGCGTCGGTGCACGACAAGTCGGACCGGCCGGGCCGCAACCAGCTGTCGGGGTTCTTCTGCAATTTGAAGACGACGATCGAGGACCCGGTGCAGCGGCTGCTGGCGATCGCCGAATCCAGTTCGCGCGCAAAGGCGCACAGCGCCGCGATCGCACCGACGCTGCTGGTCGACATCACCCAGGCGCTGCCGCCTGCGATGTTCGGTGTTGCGATCGAGCTGATGTCGCACACCCCGCTCAAGCACACCCCGATCCACAACGCGGTGATCTCCAACATCTGCGGACCGGAGGCCGAGCTGTACGCGATGGGCGCGCGGATCACCGCGATGTACCCGTTCGGCCCGATCTTCCACGGGTCGGGGCTCAACATCACGGTGCTGTCGCTGAGCGGCAAGCTCAACGTCGGGATCATCTCGTGCGGGAAGCTGGTGCGCGACCTGTGGGATCTGGCCGACTGCTTCGAGGCCGAGCTCAAGGAGCTGCTGGCCGCGCTGTAGCCGCCGGGCCGCGCGCGACCTAGTCCCGTTGCGGTTTGATCAGCCACACCGCCAGCACGATCGCGGCGATCGGGCCGACGGCCATGATGACGCTGAGGGTGTGGATGGCGTCGATGGCCAGGTGCGGGGTGGCCTCGACGACCAGCCGCGCCTGTTCGGGGTTGACCATCTGGGCGCCGCGGCCGCCGTGCGTCATCGCCAGCGCCTCGCGGGTCTCCTCGCGGGTGAGCCCGGTCCCGGCCAGCGCGCGCACGGTTTCGGAGAGGAACAGGTTGATCCCGACGAGCGCGAACAGCGCGGGCCCCAGCGAGTAGCCGCCCTCGTTGACGGCGCTCTTGACGGCCGACACGGCGCCGCCGAGTTCCGGTGGGGCGCCGCTCATCATGATTTGCGCCTGCGGGGTGGTGACCAGTGAGCCGCCGACGACGATCAGCGCGGTGGTGATGAACACGGTGGTGCGGGTGGTGTCCAGGTCGAAGAACCGCATCATCAGCAGCCCGCCGAGCATGGTGAGCAGCCCGGTGACCATCACCGAGCGCGGCCCGAACCGGTTGGCGGCGGGGCCGGCGCTGGTGGCGGCGACGGCGGCGAGCGCGGTCGCGGGGATCAGCAGCAGCCCGAACAGCTCGTGGGACTCCTTGCGGATCGTGACGAGGTAGAACGACAGCAGCACCATCGACCCGCCGAGCACGATGTTGAACATCACCCCGGCGGTGACGGCCGCGTTGAACCGGCCGGACCGGAACACCCGCATGTCCAGGGCGGGGTCGCGAGTCTTGAGCTCCTGCAGCACGAACAGCGCGCCGGCGACGACGGCGACGACGATCGAGAC from Mycolicibacterium phlei harbors:
- a CDS encoding HNH endonuclease signature motif containing protein, whose translation is MSVTAGDETVERSQVDLLLDMFAQLEELSGQRNAIEARIVEVIHQIDAQNLWGATGCRSLKHLTAWKLGMTDANAELVVAISDRYEEFPRCISEMQEGRLSLDQVGVIAQRGGEGSDDHYAELACEATVNQLRTALRMEVRPEPEKRYPKREFVKYTRDGYTTYKITVPTLEAAKVDAALDAHHVALINDHDRDEDTVPEGPNPEWPPHIATEAEVTEGRRPFPTLTDAFLSMVEAAWDAEAARRPHGAHTTVIVHLDPEKGAAWLHRGPLLSEADRQLLLCDCTGEVWLEKRGTVIGAGRATRTINRRLRRALEHRDQRCVVPGCSAQRGLQAHHIRHWEHGGETELHNLVLVCPFHHRAHHRGVITIEGTADNLVVRDTYSRRLARGSLARPPSEPPPDVPPWRGPSGEKADWWWYTPYEPPPPTAN
- a CDS encoding cyclic nucleotide-binding domain-containing protein, whose translation is MDNRKYARESEQARAEEIERDIARLREFEAFAKFTDADLRKLVEAAQHTSTSGPWPLIREATPSDAAYILLSGEVGVYVGQDRIAVVGPGEVIGESVLRRGSLRNATVTTTGRAEVLHLNREDLARLVDEIPALREAMDETARRHTPQAAE
- a CDS encoding MFS transporter is translated as MVDTTQRQVSGLAATMTVVAMGLGYAISIGDPTSLSANLSLVSSGLNISGSTSTFIDSLATLTMAAAVLSAGALGDLYGMRRLYLAGLAGALAFSLLAAVSPIPAVLIIARAGIGVTYAFLIGLSLAITNAVFPPGKRAAAIAAYFGVGYAIATPMPALSGALGHAIGWRACFFVVPAIAAIGLVITWFFVPATLRAQRRLDVLGMALFAVALLALIYGMSRIETGLNTVGVVSIVVAVVAGALFVLQELKTRDPALDMRVFRSGRFNAAVTAGVMFNIVLGGSMVLLSFYLVTIRKESHELFGLLLIPATALAAVAATSAGPAANRFGPRSVMVTGLLTMLGGLLMMRFFDLDTTRTTVFITTALIVVGGSLVTTPQAQIMMSGAPPELGGAVSAVKSAVNEGGYSLGPALFALVGINLFLSETVRALAGTGLTREETREALAMTHGGRGAQMVNPEQARLVVEATPHLAIDAIHTLSVIMAVGPIAAIVLAVWLIKPQRD
- a CDS encoding NAD(P)/FAD-dependent oxidoreductase, whose product is MDWECAVVGGGAAGLSAALVLGRARRRTIVIDADQQSNRASPVIGGLLGFDRRPPAELYEQGRRELANYPSVEYVRGVVQSGRPIEGGFILEPDDGDPVLTKRVLLATGMRYRPPELPSLAELWGTSVFQCPFCHGWEMRDKRLATLAAGEEAMHSALMLRGWSDDVVLLTDGRTDLSPGDIDVLTRAGVVIDDRRVAELHGEDGTLTAIGFADGDRLARDGLLVEAPLEQRDKLAEQLGAVCAEGPVSTHSVSVDEIYRSKAEGVFAVGDLCTDQPYVAGAIAAGSKAAMIVVQSLLADEFGLPYPPV
- a CDS encoding glycoside hydrolase family 16 protein, coding for MDRRSMLMMTGIAAVGAAVPMASASASPLTDVRDQPPPDAAAAGFLFVDDFDGPAGSAPDPSKWLIQNWDDNVTPPLAGHYRDDRRNVFLDGNSNLVLCATREGDQYFSGKVLSHFRGQIGTTWEARIKLDCMHPGLWPAFWLLNQDPLPDGEIDIVEYYGNGDWPPGTTVHAASNGRTWAGKSIPELVDPAWHTWRVHWGEDGFQFWRDYTDGAKPYFTVPAKPIPVYGRPDDLRWPFGIPGYWMQAIFNLAVGGTGGGDPALAPYPSVMLVDWIRVW
- a CDS encoding rhomboid-like protein, which produces MRLPRGIADAPLTHAWLLVLLVTTVVQRRAGHAASRHIQRRHSTNLRRLDSEPHRVLTTSLFWLDNARWWPYVPVFAGVVAPAERRLRSWRWLLVGVTAHVVGTYVGQSYLRLLIRRNRAPRHLVDARDVGVSYFVLGVAGALTKYARHRRRARMIGTAALAANAAARPTFTEVGHLTAFLVGLAATPLTPDDAPSYPRERFTIPAAGRRGPWIGNAPSSAGEPPG
- a CDS encoding serine/threonine-protein kinase codes for the protein MPLAEGSRIAGYTIQRMLGSGGMGEVYLAQHPRLPRQDAIKVLRSDISGNPDFVERFNREADLAAALWHPHIVGIHDRGSYRGRLWISMDFVDGTDAGRLLDRHPSGLPVAEALEIVRAVASALDYAHERGLLHRDVKPANILVAGTGLDRRILLSDFGIARVLADDTGNGLTATNMTVGTAAYAAPEQLMGLDLDGRADQYSLAVTAYHLLTGKPPFRHSNAAVVIGQHLNASPPALADSNPELAPLDPVMARALAKDPADRFPTCLDFARALEAAAAGVATATMPAAESAPTMVRVTTPEAVPYPTDPTPVTPGGGGRSRWRWGLTAAAAVVAIAGVVAYFAVARSGPVRGEPFTLTGSVQIPIDQVRTTGLPERYKCAGDGALLDVSPNAPVTVEDESGTLLAKGAIRESFSAKESCTLAFRVDDVPSGARFYRVQVAHQPESSFTEAEAKAGVEIPLVAAEAGPKPTPSTSPAPSSAKPSPPPTQTATATPDADANALRALQRIAADDYYDVRTYFTDIWVPQISSKRVGLRAEGKVWSNADILDEHLRLRARYPDVKLLWSGDWSTFDAGNFWVTIVGLKSPYYTDVLDWCRQQGFDRDHCLAKMVSTWRPVAGTTKLLN
- a CDS encoding WS/DGAT/MGAT family O-acyltransferase, with amino-acid sequence MERLSAFDASLLYSESSSVPLHVSSIAELDTTTIPGGYSFERMRDHLESRLQALPELRSKLANTSFNLDHPVWVEDPHLDLSYHLRRTALPTPGGRVELSEVCGRIASAPLDRSKPLWEMWVIEGLNGTDPRHGGPVALMIKVHHAAVDGVSAAGLISKLCDLDPDAPPPEPVAGPGGGSALEIAADGLVRAITRPLQLVRAVPETVSTVLGTISRARRGTAMAAPFTAPPTVFNAEITSDRVLAFAQLELDDVKRVKNHFGVKVNDVVMALCSGALRRYLSNRGELPDKPLLAVVPASVHDKSDRPGRNQLSGFFCNLKTTIEDPVQRLLAIAESSSRAKAHSAAIAPTLLVDITQALPPAMFGVAIELMSHTPLKHTPIHNAVISNICGPEAELYAMGARITAMYPFGPIFHGSGLNITVLSLSGKLNVGIISCGKLVRDLWDLADCFEAELKELLAAL
- a CDS encoding MFS transporter gives rise to the protein MTEKRVETERLAPAVRSTPAETRRAIWNTIRGSSGNLVEWYDVYIYTVFAPYFESQFFDESEKNSTVYVYAIFAITFVMRPVGSWFFGRFADRRGRRAALTVSVTVMAACSMVVALVPSQAHIGAAAAVILILARLVQGFATGGEYGTSATYMSEAATRERRGFFSSFQYVTLVGGHVLAQLTLLVVDAFLNDDQMHEFGWRIGFAIGGVAAVVVYWLRRTMDESLSEDVIEAATTGADTGAGSIRELLTRYWRPLLLCFLITMGGTVAFYTYSVNAPAIVKSTYQGSMTGTWLNLFGLIFLMLLQPVGGLISDRVGRKPLLVWFGVGGLVYTYVLITYLPETRSPLVTFLLVAVGYVILTGYTSINALVKSELFPAHVRALGVGLGYAMANSIFGGTAPMIYQAMKARDQVPLFIGYVTVCIAVSLVVYVFFLKNKAETHLDRERGAAFVR